Part of the Enterobacter pseudoroggenkampii genome, CTGGCAGCTATGTGCTTGCCGTGGATGATGGCAATGCTTACCTCGAAGCTGGATTAGCCGGGCTAGGCGTGATTGCGCTACCCGCCTATATGGCGGCAGCACATCAGGCTTGTGGCTCCTTGATTCCGCTATTTGAACAATGGCGGATTAAGCCAATGCCCCTGTACCTGGCGTTTCCGCCGAACCGCCATGTCAACGCCAGACAGCGCGTTTTTATTGATTGGATCGTTGAATTGATGCAGCAGCATGTCCCTATTTCCAATAATAAGTCACTCCCTCCCAGCCCCTGATTCGCTCATTAGGGTTGGTTACTTTCCACAGCACTCACCGCTCGCCGCCAGGCCGCCACTTCCTCCTCCAGCCATGCCTTAAAGAGTGTCACCTCCGGCTTCACCTCCGTAGACTGCGCCGTTACCAACCAGTAAGGCCAGGGATATGGTGCGGTGATGGAGGTTAGCTGGACCAGTTCACCTCGGGTGATGGCATCCTGAACCAGAGAGCGACGCTCCAGCGCGATACCTTTCCCGAGTCGAACGGCTTCGATAATGATATTGGAGTCGTTAACGCATAAACCGTCAGGCACGATCTCTTTCTCAAGACCCGCATTCATGCACCACGTTTTCCACGACTCCATAGAGAAAATAATATGACTCTTTGCAATCTCCGCTGGCGTAGCGGGCAGCACGCCCCCGTTAAAGCCCGGTGCGGCCACCACAATAAGCTCATCGGAAAAAAGGTAATGGCTTTCACTCCCTTCCCAGTTCCCCTGCCCCATCCGTATCGCGATGTCTATCCCTTCCTGCTGCAGGCTGGTGACCGTCAGGCTGGCCTGGATCCGCAGGGTGATAAGCGGATATTTCGCCCGAAAACGAGCCAGACGCGGTAATAACCAGTGGCATCCAAATGACGGCACCATCGCCAGCGTCAGCTCCTGCTTTCTCGGCTTCACCTGTACGAGTCGGGTGGCATCCGCAATATGGTTCAACGCCTCGCGTACCTGTAAGGCATAGAGCCGCCCTTCTTCGTTGATCTGCACTCCTCGCCCCTGACGGATAAAGAGCTTAACGCCCACCATCTCCTCCAGCGTTTTGATCTGCTGGCTGATAGCGGAATGGGTAACGTGGAGTTCTTTCGCCGCCAGCGTCACGCTGCCGAGACGGGCGACGGCTTCAAAGCTTCGCAAACTGGCAATGGGTGGAAAATCCGACATGAAAGCACTTCCTTATCTGCGCTGGATATACAGCGGCAACCTGACCATATGTCAGTAATACTAACCCTTACGGTAAGATACTGAAGATATTCGCTATGCAAATTGTATTGTAATGTCTGGTCATCCTCTTCAATGACGCGTTATTTCACAGAGACAGGAAAACGGGAACGATGATTAAGCTTGTTGGCATGATGGATTCACCTTATGTACGGCGCGTGGCGATCTCCCTTGAGCTTTATGGCGTTGAGTTTGAAAGCCAGCCGCTGTCAGTCTTTAGCACCTTCGACGCGTTCTCCCGGATCAACCCCGCGGTAAAAGCCCCGACGCTGGTTCTGGATAACGGAATACGGCTGATGGACTCCTCGCTGATACTGAATTATTTTGAGGCTCAGGCTGCCCCCGAGCGGAAACTCCTGCCCGTCGCGCCGGATGCGCTGACAAAGGATCTTCAGACGCTGGGCTTTATCCTCGCCGCCGCTGAAAAAGCGGTGCAAAATGTGTATGAACACAACCAGCGTCCGGCGG contains:
- the gcvA gene encoding transcriptional regulator GcvA translates to MSDFPPIASLRSFEAVARLGSVTLAAKELHVTHSAISQQIKTLEEMVGVKLFIRQGRGVQINEEGRLYALQVREALNHIADATRLVQVKPRKQELTLAMVPSFGCHWLLPRLARFRAKYPLITLRIQASLTVTSLQQEGIDIAIRMGQGNWEGSESHYLFSDELIVVAAPGFNGGVLPATPAEIAKSHIIFSMESWKTWCMNAGLEKEIVPDGLCVNDSNIIIEAVRLGKGIALERRSLVQDAITRGELVQLTSITAPYPWPYWLVTAQSTEVKPEVTLFKAWLEEEVAAWRRAVSAVESNQP
- a CDS encoding glutathione S-transferase family protein, translating into MIKLVGMMDSPYVRRVAISLELYGVEFESQPLSVFSTFDAFSRINPAVKAPTLVLDNGIRLMDSSLILNYFEAQAAPERKLLPVAPDALTKDLQTLGFILAAAEKAVQNVYEHNQRPAEKQHALWVERITIQLLAACRVWNALLETRPATATPDQVAVTSTVVWTFIQSMIPHVVNAADFREIQAFAESFESQAVFRKYPFS